The following DNA comes from Hahella chejuensis KCTC 2396.
ACCCCCACTTCCAGGCCTTCCTTATCAGGGAAGCTGTCCAATGGGAACTCCTGAACATTATTGGGGTTCGGCATACCAAACCCCTTCTCAGGCAAGACGGAAAAAGTCTTGCGCTCTCCCGCCCGCATTCCTCTCAGCAGCTCTTCGAAACCTGCTGGAAGCACGCCGTCGCCGTACTCGAACTCACCCGGTTGGCCAGAAAAAGTTGAATCCACGACTTCGCCACTCCCCAAGCGCAGCTCAAAGTGCAGAGTGATAAGCGTTCCAGCGCCGACAAACATTTCAGTCATTGCATTATCTCGTTAATTACTTATCTTCCGTCGCACCGGAAGGATTACGGAATACATCAATCGCAATCATGAATGCGCCAATAGTAATAGTGGTATCCGCAAAGTTAAACGCGGGAAAGTTATATCCGCCATAGAAAAAGTGCAAAAAGTCAACGACATACCCTAACACAGCCCGATCGTACAGGTTGCCTAAAGCCCCCCCCAGAACCAAACTGAGCGCGCATGCCATCCAACGCTCCTCACGAGTTAAGCGAACCAGCCAAAGCACCAACACCACACTCACTACAGCAGCCAGAATAATAAAGAACCAGCGCTGCCACCCTGACGCATCCGCCAGAAAACTGAACGCCGCGCCAGTATTATGCAGCAGCGTGAAGCTGAAGAAGGGCGCGACAGGCACAGATTCACCCAGAACCATATTTGTACTCACGTACCACTTGGTTCCCAGATCAAGGACAATAACAGCCAAGGTCAACCACAACCAACGCAGCATGCCTGGATTCACTTTTTGCATTTCGCCTCCGCCTTGACTGACTTCACTGGCCCGCGCATCCATTAGGCATATTTCCTTTCTTCTCCTGAGCCATCGATATTTTCGATGCAGCGTCCACACAGATCCTCATGAGACCCGTGCGCGCCAACATCTTCGCGATGATGCCAGCAGCGGCCACATTTCTTGTGTTCAGAACTCCTGATGCCCACACGCAAACCTTCTGTTTCCGTAGCGACAGAGTTGGACTCAGACGCGTCCTCTACGCCAAAAACAGATGCTCCTGATGTAATGAACACAAAGCGTAACTCTTCACCTAATGCATTCAGGTCATGCTGCATCTCAGGAGTAGCAAACAGGGAGACTTCCGTTGTCAGTGAACCTTTCACCTTCCCCGCATTACGCGCTTCTTCGAGCGCTTTGTTGACGGATGTTCTGACCCGCAGCAGGCGGCTCCAATAATCGCGCCCCATCTCAGATCCTTCAGCCAGAGGCTGCAAACCTTCATAGAAAGTTTCAAGGAAGATACTTTCTGCGCGCTGGCCTGGAATATAAGACCAAATTTCCTCAGCAGTGAAACTCAGTATCGGCGCAATCCAACGCACCAGCGCCTCAATGACGTGATACTGTGCGGTTTGCGCTGAGCGGCAACCAAGGCTGTCCAGCTTCATGGTGTATTGACGGTCCTTGATGACGTCAAGATAGAAGCTGCCGAGCTCTACAGAACAGAAGTTATGCACTTTCTGATATACCTGAACGAAGTTGTACTGCTCGTAAGCCTTCTTCAGTTCTTCCTGCAGCAACCAGGCGCGGTCGACAATCCAGCGATCTAACGCCAACAGATCATCCATCGCCACCATGTCTTTAACCGGATCAAAATCGTTGATATTCGCCAGCAGGAAGCGAGAAGTATTACGAATTCGGCGATAAGAGTCCGCCGTACGCTCCAGGATATTCTTCGACAACACCATCTCGGCGCTGTAATCCGTCGCCGCAACCCACAGCCGTAGAATATCCGCGCCAAGTTTGTTCATGACTTCCTGGGGCTCAATGCCGTTCCCCAACGACTTGGACATCTTGTGCCCTTTTTCATCCACGGTGAATCCATGGGTGAGCACCTGCCGATATGGAGCCTTACCTTTGATCGCCACAGCCGTCTTCAAAGAAGATTGGAACCAGCCTCGATGCTGATCAGAGCCTTCCAGATACAGGTCCGCTGGGAACTGACCCAGCTCTTCCCGCTGCTCCAGAACCGCGCTATGCGTGACGCCTGAATCAAACCACACATCCAAAGTGTCCGTCACTTTCTCATAATTCTGCGCGTCAGCGCCCAACAGGTCTTCCGCATTGATATCCCACCATGCGTCAATACCTGTTTTCTCAACTTGTTTGGCGACTTCTTCCACCAATCGCGCGGTATCTGGATGCAGCTCCTGGGTTTCTTTATGGACAAAGAAAGCGATGGGAACACCCCATGTACGCTGGCGAGAGATACACCAATCCGGACTCTGCTCAATCATCGCCTCAATGCGGTTTTGTCCCCAGGACGGAACCCAACGCACCAGCTTGATTTCCGCCAACGCCTGATCACGCAAGCCTTGTTTATCCATACTGATAAACCATTGCGGCGTGGCGCGGTAAATCAGCGGCGTCTTGGTTCTCCAGCAATGCGCATAGCTGTGAGTGATTTTCCCGTGGCTTAATAAACGCCCGCGCTCTTTCAATACTTCAATAACATGATCATCAACTTTGTAAACATGCTCTCCCGCGAATAGCTCAACGTTATCCCGGTACACGCCGCGGTCGTCCAGCGGATTGATAGTTTCAATGCCGTATTTGTTGCATACAGCAAAGTCTTCCATACCATGGTCAGGGGCGGTATGAACAACGCCAGTACCTGCATCCAGAGTGACATGATCCCCCAACAACGCAGGAATGCTACGCTTATAGAACGGGTGAAGGAATGTCTTGCCCTCAAGGTCCTGTCCAGTGCAGCGCCCTACTACCTGATAGTCCTCCACACCGCAGCGAGCCATCACAGACTCAAGCATTTTTTCCGCTACGATCCAACGTTGCGGACGACCATCAACGCTGCACTGCGTCAGGGCGTAATCGATCTCCGCTCCCAGTGACACCGCCAGGGAAGCAGGCAAAGTCCAAGGAGTTGTCGTCCAGATAACGATGGAAACCGCCCCTTCGCCAGATGCGTCAGCGAACGCGCTCAGTAGGTCTTGCTCATTTTCGGC
Coding sequences within:
- the fkpB gene encoding FKBP-type peptidyl-prolyl cis-trans isomerase, with the protein product MTEMFVGAGTLITLHFELRLGSGEVVDSTFSGQPGEFEYGDGVLPAGFEELLRGMRAGERKTFSVLPEKGFGMPNPNNVQEFPLDSFPDKEGLEVGVVMSFADAAKAELPGVIKQIENDMVTVDFNHPLAGHTLDFEVEILAVKEAQTDKQESAHED
- the lspA gene encoding signal peptidase II translates to MDARASEVSQGGGEMQKVNPGMLRWLWLTLAVIVLDLGTKWYVSTNMVLGESVPVAPFFSFTLLHNTGAAFSFLADASGWQRWFFIILAAVVSVVLVLWLVRLTREERWMACALSLVLGGALGNLYDRAVLGYVVDFLHFFYGGYNFPAFNFADTTITIGAFMIAIDVFRNPSGATEDK
- the ileS gene encoding isoleucine--tRNA ligase codes for the protein MSDYKHTLNLPQTDFPMRGNLPQREPDMLKRWGDIELYEKIREEFKGREKFILHDGPPYANGNIHLGHAVNKILKDIIVKSKTVAGYDAPYVPGWDCHGLPIEHKVETMIGRAGDKVGYKEFRRKCREYALEQVAKQREDFIRLGVFGDWFKPYLTLDFKTEADIIRALGKIATSGHLQKGYKPVYWSVVGGSALAEAEVEYKDKTSNSIDVSYPAENEQDLLSAFADASGEGAVSIVIWTTTPWTLPASLAVSLGAEIDYALTQCSVDGRPQRWIVAEKMLESVMARCGVEDYQVVGRCTGQDLEGKTFLHPFYKRSIPALLGDHVTLDAGTGVVHTAPDHGMEDFAVCNKYGIETINPLDDRGVYRDNVELFAGEHVYKVDDHVIEVLKERGRLLSHGKITHSYAHCWRTKTPLIYRATPQWFISMDKQGLRDQALAEIKLVRWVPSWGQNRIEAMIEQSPDWCISRQRTWGVPIAFFVHKETQELHPDTARLVEEVAKQVEKTGIDAWWDINAEDLLGADAQNYEKVTDTLDVWFDSGVTHSAVLEQREELGQFPADLYLEGSDQHRGWFQSSLKTAVAIKGKAPYRQVLTHGFTVDEKGHKMSKSLGNGIEPQEVMNKLGADILRLWVAATDYSAEMVLSKNILERTADSYRRIRNTSRFLLANINDFDPVKDMVAMDDLLALDRWIVDRAWLLQEELKKAYEQYNFVQVYQKVHNFCSVELGSFYLDVIKDRQYTMKLDSLGCRSAQTAQYHVIEALVRWIAPILSFTAEEIWSYIPGQRAESIFLETFYEGLQPLAEGSEMGRDYWSRLLRVRTSVNKALEEARNAGKVKGSLTTEVSLFATPEMQHDLNALGEELRFVFITSGASVFGVEDASESNSVATETEGLRVGIRSSEHKKCGRCWHHREDVGAHGSHEDLCGRCIENIDGSGEERKYA